One part of the Macaca mulatta isolate MMU2019108-1 chromosome 6, T2T-MMU8v2.0, whole genome shotgun sequence genome encodes these proteins:
- the LOC106992382 gene encoding protein FRG2-like-2 isoform X1, whose product MGKGNEDPDLHCSSMQHPTDQPPSPQIFTERGPDEKKPFKGKGKTASSHSREKHVQRQAGSEPNPNKEENSEETKLKAGNSTAGSEPESSSYRENCRKRKISSKDSCQDRAGNCPEEECSLPLKKKSRSSTAVHNSEIQETCDGHHGGHSRARTGRSQRHTSRALGVQTPSLRKSLVTSVRAMSEAIYQDLAQVWAQQIHSPLTWEQLTLLTQLWGPLCAQVQTLYSMSTQAAYVFPAEGWLVPATLPGLGDSALDREAHPWAGDN is encoded by the exons ATGGGAAAGGGAAATGAAGACCCGGATCTCCACTGCTCCTCCATGCAGCACCCCACTGACCAGCCCCCTTCCCCACAGATCTTTACAGAAAGGGGCCCAGATGAGAAGAAACCATTCAAAGGAAAAGGCAAGACGGCCTCCTCCCATTCCCGTGAGAAGCACGTACAAAGGCAAG CAGGATCGGAGCCCAATCCAAACAAGGAGGAGAATTCTGAGGAAACCAAGCTCAAGGCCGGGAACAGCACTGCTGGATCCG AACCAGAGTCCAGCTCATACCGGGAAAactgcaggaaaagaaaaatcagttccAAGGACAGCTGCCAAGACAGAGCAG GGAACTGTCCAGAAGAAGAGTGCAGCTTGccgctgaaaaaaaaatcaagatcctCCACTGCTGTGCACAACAGTGAAATCCAGGAGACTTGTGATGGCCACCATGGGGGACATTCCAGGGCTCGCACTGGGCGCAGCCAGCGGCACACGTCTCGGGCCCTAGGAGTCCAAACACCGTCACTTCGAAAAAGCTTGGTGACCTCTGTGCGAGCTATGTCGGAGGCTATTTATCAAGACCTAGCCCAGGTGTGGGCACAGCAGATCCATTCTCCACTGACCTGGGAGCAGCTCACACTGCTCACTCAGCTCTGGGGGCCTCTGTGTGCCCAGGTGCAGACCTTGTATTCCATGTCCACCCAGGCAGCTTATGTCTTCCCTGCTGAGGGCTGGCTTGTCCCAGCCACACTGCCTGGTCTTGGGGATTCAGCCCTGGATAGAGAAGCCCATCCCTGGGCAGGAGATAACTGA
- the LOC106992382 gene encoding protein FRG2-like isoform X2 encodes MGKGNEDPDLHCSSMQHPTDQPPSPQIFTERGPDEKKPFKGKGKTASSHSREKHVQRQGSEPNPNKEENSEETKLKAGNSTAGSEPESSSYRENCRKRKISSKDSCQDRAGNCPEEECSLPLKKKSRSSTAVHNSEIQETCDGHHGGHSRARTGRSQRHTSRALGVQTPSLRKSLVTSVRAMSEAIYQDLAQVWAQQIHSPLTWEQLTLLTQLWGPLCAQVQTLYSMSTQAAYVFPAEGWLVPATLPGLGDSALDREAHPWAGDN; translated from the exons ATGGGAAAGGGAAATGAAGACCCGGATCTCCACTGCTCCTCCATGCAGCACCCCACTGACCAGCCCCCTTCCCCACAGATCTTTACAGAAAGGGGCCCAGATGAGAAGAAACCATTCAAAGGAAAAGGCAAGACGGCCTCCTCCCATTCCCGTGAGAAGCACGTACAAAGGCAAG GATCGGAGCCCAATCCAAACAAGGAGGAGAATTCTGAGGAAACCAAGCTCAAGGCCGGGAACAGCACTGCTGGATCCG AACCAGAGTCCAGCTCATACCGGGAAAactgcaggaaaagaaaaatcagttccAAGGACAGCTGCCAAGACAGAGCAG GGAACTGTCCAGAAGAAGAGTGCAGCTTGccgctgaaaaaaaaatcaagatcctCCACTGCTGTGCACAACAGTGAAATCCAGGAGACTTGTGATGGCCACCATGGGGGACATTCCAGGGCTCGCACTGGGCGCAGCCAGCGGCACACGTCTCGGGCCCTAGGAGTCCAAACACCGTCACTTCGAAAAAGCTTGGTGACCTCTGTGCGAGCTATGTCGGAGGCTATTTATCAAGACCTAGCCCAGGTGTGGGCACAGCAGATCCATTCTCCACTGACCTGGGAGCAGCTCACACTGCTCACTCAGCTCTGGGGGCCTCTGTGTGCCCAGGTGCAGACCTTGTATTCCATGTCCACCCAGGCAGCTTATGTCTTCCCTGCTGAGGGCTGGCTTGTCCCAGCCACACTGCCTGGTCTTGGGGATTCAGCCCTGGATAGAGAAGCCCATCCCTGGGCAGGAGATAACTGA